In Streptomyces qaidamensis, one DNA window encodes the following:
- a CDS encoding Ldh family oxidoreductase has protein sequence MTSTTPTTPTASADAAAPTAVTPRPGPRVVPPEASGSDGDTGVRVPYRGLLGFVADVLRARGLPEHRAGTAAEALCHGDLTGFTSHGITNLTRLYLPLLDSGRCDPRAEPRIVTDHGASVLLDARRALGLWAATEAMDLAVERARRYGVGMVSVRGATHFGCAGHHALRAVRHHMVGLVTANCGRQRIVRPVGGRAPMLGTNPLALAAPAGDRPPFVLDMATTVAPTGRVRAAARAGQSVPVGWLHDDDGRPVTDPAAFDRGQAHLRWLGGDPDSGAYKGFGLGLLVEVLSALVPGAGVGPQEETAEPAGPDDDIGCLMLAIAPGRLRPEAEFRTDAAALFGALLGCPPVRADEPVRYPGWPEDARSRDRRAHGVPLEPALYREMLDLARNSGLGFPAPVRPSAAGGPA, from the coding sequence ATGACCTCGACGACCCCCACCACTCCTACGGCGTCGGCGGACGCAGCCGCACCGACCGCCGTGACGCCCCGGCCCGGACCGCGCGTCGTCCCGCCCGAGGCCTCAGGCAGCGACGGCGACACCGGCGTACGGGTGCCGTACCGGGGCCTCCTCGGCTTCGTGGCCGATGTCCTCCGCGCCAGAGGACTGCCCGAGCACCGTGCGGGAACCGCCGCCGAGGCACTGTGCCACGGCGACCTGACGGGCTTCACCAGTCACGGCATCACCAACCTCACCCGGCTCTACCTCCCGCTGCTCGACTCGGGCCGATGCGATCCACGGGCGGAACCGCGGATCGTCACCGACCACGGTGCGTCGGTGCTCCTCGACGCCCGCCGGGCGCTCGGGCTGTGGGCCGCCACGGAGGCGATGGACCTGGCGGTCGAGCGCGCCCGCCGGTACGGCGTCGGCATGGTCTCGGTGCGGGGAGCCACACACTTCGGCTGTGCGGGCCACCATGCCCTGCGCGCGGTGCGGCACCACATGGTGGGCCTCGTCACCGCCAACTGCGGCCGCCAGCGGATCGTCCGCCCGGTCGGCGGACGGGCCCCCATGCTGGGCACGAATCCCCTCGCGCTGGCCGCCCCGGCAGGCGACCGGCCGCCGTTCGTCCTGGACATGGCCACGACGGTCGCCCCCACCGGCAGGGTCCGAGCCGCCGCACGCGCCGGGCAGAGCGTGCCGGTGGGCTGGCTGCACGACGACGACGGCAGGCCTGTGACCGATCCGGCCGCCTTCGACCGTGGCCAGGCGCACCTGCGCTGGCTCGGCGGCGACCCTGACAGCGGTGCCTACAAGGGTTTCGGTCTCGGTCTTCTGGTGGAGGTACTGTCCGCACTCGTCCCCGGAGCCGGAGTGGGCCCACAGGAGGAGACGGCGGAGCCGGCCGGCCCCGACGACGACATCGGCTGCCTCATGCTGGCCATCGCCCCCGGGCGCCTCAGGCCCGAGGCCGAGTTCCGCACCGACGCGGCCGCCCTGTTCGGTGCCCTCCTCGGCTGCCCGCCGGTCCGGGCGGACGAACCCGTGCGCTATCCGGGCTGGCCCGAGGACGCCCGCTCTCGCGACCGGCGCGCTCACGGCGTCCCTCTGGAGCCGGCCCTGTACCGGGAGATGCTCGATCTGGCCCGGAACAGCGGTCTCGGTTTCCCGGCGCCGGTGCGGCCCTCGGCGGCGGGGGGCCCGGCATGA
- a CDS encoding helix-turn-helix domain-containing protein, with protein MSSDHVQVAETPFLELLARGASADAYEQPELLARAEGRPAEWIAALRQAKPLALRVRAELEGRRRREAELSALFETAHDLAGLRDLDAVLQAIVQRARSLLGTDVAYLSLNDTERGDTYMRVTEGSVAARFQQLRLGMGEGLGGLVAQTARPYVTDDYFKDDRFQHTLTIDAGVRDEGLVAILGVPLTLGHHVIGVLFAADRRARVFEREQIALLGSFAALAAAAIDTANLLAETRSALAGLERANEIIRDRSGVIERASDVHDRLAELVLRGGGVHDVAAAVSEILDGTVEFTEAAAAPAGALEKSGAQGHAVLHEDDWIAAVAAGGELLGALVLRGHPGLDPVDQRTLERAAMVTSLLLLARRSAAEAEQRVRGELLDDLLDARDRDPRLLRERAARLHADLDALHVVLAARLEGGAADADQEADARRRLAAAASHLAATGHGLAAARDGGTVLLLPLGSGDSATDVARRAARQLGKAVHAPVTVGASAPVEDLATRPEAVAAAYAEARRCLEAQRVLGRFGDGAAAEDFGFLGLLLAGDRDIPGFVDRTIGEVVAYDRRRGTELLRTLDAYFACGMSPARTKDELHVHVNTVAQRLERVGRLLGDDWQSPARALEIQLALRLLRLSAPEQR; from the coding sequence ATGTCCAGCGATCACGTGCAGGTTGCCGAAACACCGTTCCTCGAGCTCCTGGCCCGGGGCGCGTCGGCCGACGCCTACGAGCAGCCGGAGCTGCTCGCGCGTGCCGAAGGGCGCCCGGCGGAGTGGATCGCCGCGCTCCGGCAGGCCAAGCCGCTCGCCCTGCGCGTACGCGCCGAGCTGGAGGGACGACGGCGGCGCGAGGCCGAGCTGTCCGCACTGTTCGAGACCGCCCACGACCTCGCCGGGCTGCGCGACCTCGACGCCGTGCTCCAGGCGATCGTGCAGCGCGCCCGCTCGCTGCTGGGCACGGACGTCGCCTACCTCAGCCTGAACGACACCGAGCGCGGCGACACCTACATGCGGGTCACCGAGGGCTCGGTCGCGGCCCGGTTCCAGCAGCTGCGGCTCGGCATGGGGGAGGGGCTCGGCGGCCTGGTCGCACAGACCGCGCGCCCCTATGTCACCGACGACTACTTCAAGGACGACCGTTTCCAGCACACCCTCACCATCGACGCGGGCGTGCGGGACGAGGGGCTGGTGGCCATCCTCGGCGTGCCGCTGACGCTCGGGCACCACGTGATCGGCGTGCTCTTCGCCGCGGACCGCCGCGCCCGGGTCTTCGAGCGGGAGCAGATCGCCCTGCTCGGCTCCTTCGCCGCCCTCGCCGCGGCCGCCATCGACACCGCCAACCTGCTCGCCGAGACCAGATCGGCCCTGGCAGGCCTGGAGCGTGCGAATGAGATCATCCGGGACCGCAGCGGCGTCATCGAGCGCGCCTCCGACGTGCACGACCGGCTCGCCGAACTCGTCCTGCGCGGCGGCGGGGTGCATGATGTGGCCGCCGCAGTCTCCGAAATCCTCGACGGCACGGTCGAGTTCACCGAGGCCGCCGCCGCGCCCGCCGGGGCCCTGGAGAAGTCCGGCGCGCAGGGGCACGCGGTGCTGCACGAGGACGACTGGATCGCCGCCGTCGCCGCCGGGGGCGAACTGCTCGGCGCACTGGTGCTGCGGGGCCACCCGGGGCTCGACCCGGTCGACCAGCGCACCCTGGAGCGTGCCGCGATGGTCACGTCCCTGCTGCTCCTGGCCCGCAGATCCGCCGCCGAGGCCGAGCAGCGCGTGCGCGGTGAGCTGCTCGACGACCTGCTGGACGCCCGTGACCGCGACCCGCGTCTGCTGCGGGAGCGTGCGGCCCGGCTCCACGCCGACCTCGACGCGCTCCACGTGGTGCTGGCCGCGCGGCTGGAGGGCGGTGCGGCCGACGCCGACCAGGAGGCGGACGCCCGCAGACGCCTGGCAGCGGCGGCGTCCCACCTGGCCGCGACCGGGCACGGCCTGGCCGCCGCCCGCGACGGCGGCACCGTCCTCCTGCTGCCCCTCGGCTCCGGCGACAGCGCCACGGACGTGGCCCGCCGTGCCGCCCGGCAGCTGGGCAAGGCGGTCCACGCACCGGTCACCGTCGGCGCGTCCGCACCGGTCGAGGACCTCGCCACCCGTCCCGAGGCCGTGGCCGCGGCCTACGCGGAGGCCCGCCGCTGCCTCGAAGCCCAGCGTGTCCTCGGCCGCTTCGGGGACGGAGCCGCCGCCGAGGACTTCGGCTTCCTCGGGCTGCTCCTGGCCGGCGACCGGGACATCCCGGGCTTCGTCGACCGCACCATCGGCGAGGTCGTCGCCTACGACCGCCGACGCGGCACGGAACTGCTGCGCACCCTCGACGCCTACTTCGCCTGCGGCATGAGCCCGGCCCGCACCAAGGACGAACTGCACGTCCATGTGAACACCGTCGCCCAGCGTCTGGAGCGCGTCGGCCGCCTCCTCGGCGACGACTGGCAGAGCCCGGCACGGGCCCTGGAGATCCAACTCGCCCTGCGCCTGCTCCGGTTGTCGGCACCGGAACAGCGCTGA
- a CDS encoding MFS transporter, which translates to MPSPATAPPPPASLKRIVAASLIGTTIEWYDFFLYGSAAALVFNKLFFPDSDPLVGTLLSFLTYAVGFAARPLGALVFGHYGDRLGRKKLLVLSLLLMGGATFAIGLLPTHATIGAAAPVLLTVLRLVQGFALGGEWGGAVLLVSEHGDARRRGFWASWPQTGAPAGQLLATGVLSLLTALLSDAAFGSWGWRIPFLLSGVLVIVGLWIRLSVDESPVFKQALAQAEARKADVAAEAEKLPLVSVLRHHWRDVLVAMGARMAENISYYVITAFILVYATTSAGVSKQTALNAVLIASAVHFAVIPGWGALSDRIGRRPVYLMGAVGVGLWMFPFFALIDTGGFGNLILAVTVGLVLHGAMYAPQAAFFSEMFATRMRYSGASIGAQFASVAAGAPAPLIATALLSDYGSSTPIALYVIAAAVLTVVAVAAAEETRHRDLADVAPPSGQGADRTAAAPEDARA; encoded by the coding sequence ATGCCCTCCCCCGCAACCGCTCCCCCACCCCCCGCCAGCCTCAAGCGCATCGTCGCCGCCAGCCTCATCGGCACCACCATCGAGTGGTACGACTTCTTCCTCTACGGCTCCGCCGCCGCGCTCGTGTTCAACAAGCTGTTCTTCCCGGACTCCGACCCGCTCGTCGGCACCCTGCTGTCGTTCCTGACGTACGCCGTCGGGTTCGCGGCCCGGCCGCTGGGCGCGCTGGTGTTCGGGCATTACGGCGACCGGCTCGGGCGCAAGAAGCTGCTGGTGCTGAGTCTGTTGCTGATGGGCGGGGCCACCTTCGCCATCGGGCTGCTGCCGACGCACGCCACCATCGGGGCGGCCGCGCCGGTGCTGCTCACCGTGCTCCGGCTGGTCCAGGGCTTCGCGCTCGGCGGTGAGTGGGGCGGTGCCGTGCTGCTGGTGTCGGAGCACGGGGACGCGCGGCGGCGAGGGTTCTGGGCATCGTGGCCGCAGACCGGCGCGCCGGCCGGGCAGCTCCTGGCCACCGGTGTGCTGTCGCTGCTCACGGCCCTGCTGTCGGACGCTGCGTTCGGCAGCTGGGGCTGGCGGATCCCGTTCCTGCTCTCCGGAGTGCTGGTGATCGTCGGTTTGTGGATTCGTCTGTCTGTCGATGAATCACCGGTCTTCAAGCAGGCGTTGGCGCAGGCCGAGGCTCGCAAGGCGGACGTGGCCGCGGAGGCCGAGAAGCTGCCGCTCGTCTCCGTGCTGCGGCACCACTGGCGTGACGTCCTGGTCGCCATGGGCGCCCGCATGGCGGAGAACATCAGCTACTACGTCATCACCGCGTTCATCCTCGTCTACGCCACCACCTCGGCCGGTGTCTCCAAGCAGACCGCGCTCAACGCGGTGCTGATCGCGTCGGCCGTGCACTTCGCCGTCATCCCCGGGTGGGGCGCGCTGTCCGACCGGATCGGCCGCCGGCCGGTGTATCTGATGGGTGCGGTCGGTGTCGGGCTGTGGATGTTCCCCTTCTTCGCGCTGATCGACACCGGCGGCTTCGGCAACCTGATCCTCGCCGTGACCGTCGGGCTGGTCCTGCACGGGGCGATGTACGCGCCACAGGCCGCCTTCTTCTCCGAGATGTTCGCGACGCGCATGCGCTACTCCGGTGCGTCGATCGGTGCGCAGTTCGCCTCGGTCGCGGCGGGTGCGCCCGCGCCGCTGATCGCCACCGCGCTGCTGTCCGACTACGGCAGCTCCACGCCGATCGCCCTGTACGTCATCGCCGCCGCCGTGCTCACGGTCGTCGCGGTGGCGGCGGCCGAGGAGACGCGCCACCGGGACCTGGCCGACGTCGCTCCCCCGTCCGGTCAGGGAGCAGACCGGACGGCCGCCGCTCCCGAGGACGCCCGCGCCTGA
- a CDS encoding Gfo/Idh/MocA family protein, which translates to MTLPRIGLIGLGVISRFYLAAFERAACAQLVAVCDPDEERLGVAPAQVPRYRDHRELLRAADLDAVVVNVPNDLHYPVCRDALGAGRAVCVEKPLATRPRDGHHLARLSRQSDTVLFTSFHRRYNDEVNALRQRIASGAPIASLTVHYEETIEEHAGRDRWYLDPKRCGGGCVADNGPNAFDLVRLFLGDVRVTGATVHRDARGVDRQAQVLLTAPSGAAARVVLDWSCPGERKTVEVRLADGTVDRADMLAGHPEFKGSLWHEYVGVLRDFTDVLSGRRPNRPDGLAALELVAATYAYEGLARPQPRQEVRHP; encoded by the coding sequence ATGACACTCCCCCGCATCGGCCTCATCGGCCTCGGTGTCATCTCCCGCTTCTACCTGGCGGCATTCGAACGTGCCGCGTGCGCACAGCTGGTGGCGGTGTGCGACCCCGACGAAGAACGGCTCGGCGTCGCACCGGCGCAGGTGCCGCGCTACCGCGACCACCGTGAGCTGCTGCGGGCCGCGGATCTGGACGCCGTGGTGGTCAACGTGCCCAACGACCTGCACTACCCGGTGTGCAGGGACGCGTTGGGGGCCGGACGCGCGGTGTGCGTGGAGAAACCACTCGCCACGCGTCCGCGCGACGGCCACCACCTCGCGCGACTCTCCCGGCAGAGTGACACGGTGCTCTTCACCTCCTTCCACCGCCGCTACAACGATGAGGTGAACGCGCTCCGCCAGCGCATCGCCTCCGGCGCGCCGATCGCGTCGCTCACGGTGCACTACGAGGAGACGATCGAGGAACACGCGGGCAGGGACCGCTGGTATCTCGACCCGAAGCGCTGCGGCGGCGGCTGCGTCGCCGACAACGGGCCCAACGCGTTCGATCTCGTCCGCCTGTTCCTCGGCGATGTCCGGGTGACCGGGGCCACCGTGCACCGCGATGCGCGGGGGGTCGACCGGCAGGCGCAGGTGCTGCTGACCGCCCCGTCCGGCGCGGCGGCCCGGGTGGTGCTCGACTGGTCCTGTCCCGGCGAGCGCAAGACGGTCGAGGTGCGACTCGCCGACGGAACCGTGGACCGGGCCGACATGCTCGCCGGCCATCCGGAGTTCAAGGGCTCCCTGTGGCACGAATACGTGGGCGTACTGCGGGACTTCACCGACGTCCTGTCCGGCCGCCGCCCGAACCGCCCCGACGGCCTGGCCGCCCTGGAGCTGGTGGCCGCCACGTACGCGTACGAAGGCCTCGCTCGCCCCCAACCCCGACAGGAGGTACGCCACCCGTGA
- a CDS encoding carboxymuconolactone decarboxylase family protein: MNPRINLAELEPAAYQAMLGLERYLSSSSLPAPLRELVKLRASQLNGCAFCVHLHSGRARNGGEPDERLFSLVAWRESPFFSKAERAALALTDAATRLDSDGVPDDVWNEAASHYDDRQLAALVMTVATVNAWNRIGVSTRMVAGPQRPDGDGN; this comes from the coding sequence GTGAACCCACGTATCAACCTCGCGGAGCTGGAGCCCGCTGCCTATCAGGCCATGCTGGGTCTGGAGCGCTACCTCTCGTCCAGTTCGCTGCCGGCACCGCTGCGCGAGTTGGTCAAGCTGCGGGCCAGTCAGCTCAACGGTTGCGCGTTCTGTGTACACCTGCACAGTGGCCGCGCCAGGAACGGCGGAGAACCAGACGAACGACTGTTCTCCCTAGTGGCGTGGCGCGAGTCCCCCTTCTTCAGCAAGGCCGAGCGTGCCGCTCTCGCCCTGACCGACGCCGCTACCCGCCTCGACTCCGACGGCGTGCCCGACGACGTGTGGAACGAAGCCGCCTCCCACTACGACGACCGGCAACTGGCGGCACTTGTCATGACAGTCGCCACCGTCAACGCCTGGAACCGGATCGGCGTCAGCACCCGCATGGTGGCCGGCCCGCAGCGCCCTGACGGAGACGGCAATTGA
- a CDS encoding DUF6917 domain-containing protein, protein MTPGEDGAKRAVYGRLVKVLTHRRDDRGMTLEGFASRCVRRGEVHELVTTDHTETATGARIDRVGFLGFVEVGCAGVIDRGDEVWADGNLVGTVLGFDACHFPNHYNILISVPEPLTGPQLGLAPEVEVRFGQRVQMPHPTGNHPTPSG, encoded by the coding sequence GTGACACCCGGAGAGGACGGTGCCAAACGTGCCGTGTACGGGCGGCTGGTGAAGGTCCTCACCCACCGGCGTGACGACCGGGGGATGACCCTGGAGGGGTTCGCAAGCCGGTGCGTCCGCCGTGGGGAGGTGCATGAGTTGGTGACCACCGACCACACGGAGACCGCCACCGGCGCCCGGATCGACCGCGTCGGATTCCTGGGCTTCGTGGAGGTCGGATGCGCCGGAGTCATCGACCGGGGCGACGAGGTCTGGGCCGACGGGAACCTGGTGGGGACGGTCCTGGGATTCGACGCCTGCCACTTCCCGAACCACTACAACATCCTCATCTCGGTGCCCGAACCGCTCACCGGCCCGCAGCTCGGTCTCGCCCCCGAAGTCGAGGTCAGGTTCGGGCAGCGCGTTCAGATGCCGCATCCGACCGGAAACCACCCGACGCCGAGCGGCTGA
- a CDS encoding 3-hydroxybutyrate dehydrogenase: protein MTAPRALPAPHASPLDLGGRTALVTGAAGGIGRACALRLAAAGAKVRAVDRDAVGLEALADRGRGLAGAVEPHVLDLTDLDAAELAAAGTDVLVNNAGLQLVRPIEEFPPEVFHTVLTVMLEAPFRLIRGALPHMYGQGWGRVVNVSSVHGLRASAYKSAYVAAKHGLEGLSKTTALEGAPHGVTSNCVNPAYVRTPLVEKQLTDQAQAHGIPEERVLSEVLLQDSAVKRLIEPEEVAEAVAYLCGPQASFVTGTSLVLDGGWTAH, encoded by the coding sequence ATGACCGCGCCCCGTGCCCTCCCGGCCCCCCACGCCTCCCCGCTCGACCTGGGCGGCCGCACCGCGCTCGTCACCGGCGCCGCCGGCGGCATCGGCCGTGCCTGCGCGCTGCGGCTCGCGGCCGCCGGGGCCAAGGTGAGAGCCGTCGACCGGGACGCCGTGGGCCTGGAGGCACTGGCCGACCGGGGGCGCGGCCTCGCCGGCGCGGTGGAGCCGCACGTCCTGGACCTCACCGACCTGGACGCCGCCGAACTCGCCGCCGCCGGCACCGACGTCCTCGTCAACAACGCCGGACTCCAACTGGTGCGCCCCATCGAGGAGTTCCCGCCCGAGGTGTTCCACACGGTGCTCACCGTGATGCTGGAGGCACCGTTCCGGCTCATCCGCGGGGCCCTGCCCCACATGTACGGGCAGGGGTGGGGCCGCGTCGTGAACGTGTCGTCCGTCCACGGGCTGCGCGCCTCGGCCTACAAGTCGGCCTATGTGGCCGCCAAACACGGGCTGGAGGGGCTGTCCAAGACCACCGCCCTCGAAGGCGCGCCCCACGGTGTCACCTCGAACTGTGTGAACCCCGCCTATGTGCGCACCCCACTGGTCGAGAAGCAGCTCACCGACCAGGCGCAGGCGCACGGCATCCCCGAGGAGCGCGTCCTGTCCGAGGTGCTGCTGCAGGACAGCGCCGTCAAACGGCTGATCGAACCGGAGGAGGTCGCCGAGGCCGTGGCGTATCTGTGCGGTCCGCAGGCGTCCTTCGTGACCGGTACCTCGCTCGTGCTCGACGGTGGCTGGACCGCCCACTGA